Proteins co-encoded in one Natronorubrum daqingense genomic window:
- a CDS encoding ThuA domain-containing protein, producing the protein MATVTIWNEFRHEREDDDVAAVYPDGIHETIADGLTDGERVHDIQYATLEEPDHGLTEDVLERTDVLLWWGHEAHDEVADEIVDRVHRRVLEGMGLIALHSAHYSKPFKRLMGTTCSLQYREAGETERLWVVDPGHPIVDGLDESLELPRTEMYGEPFDVPEPDRLVFLSWFEGGEVFRSGCCYRRGSGRIFYFRPGHETYPIYENEEIRRVLRNAVAWASPTDGSPRTFGERE; encoded by the coding sequence ATGGCGACGGTCACGATCTGGAACGAGTTTCGACACGAACGCGAGGATGACGACGTTGCTGCCGTCTATCCGGACGGTATCCACGAAACGATCGCTGACGGGCTCACCGACGGCGAGCGTGTACACGACATCCAGTACGCAACGCTCGAGGAACCCGATCACGGCCTCACCGAGGACGTTCTCGAGCGAACAGATGTCCTACTGTGGTGGGGCCACGAGGCCCACGACGAGGTCGCCGACGAAATCGTCGACCGCGTTCACCGGCGCGTCCTCGAGGGCATGGGGCTGATCGCCCTTCACTCGGCTCACTACTCGAAACCGTTCAAGCGACTCATGGGGACGACGTGTAGCCTCCAGTATCGAGAAGCGGGCGAGACGGAGCGCCTCTGGGTGGTCGACCCGGGACACCCCATCGTCGACGGACTCGACGAGTCACTCGAGTTGCCACGGACGGAGATGTACGGTGAGCCCTTCGACGTTCCCGAACCCGACCGATTGGTTTTCCTCAGTTGGTTCGAGGGGGGCGAGGTGTTTCGCAGCGGGTGTTGTTACCGGCGAGGGAGCGGGCGAATCTTCTACTTTCGTCCAGGTCACGAAACGTACCCGATCTACGAAAACGAAGAGATCCGACGCGTTCTCCGCAACGCGGTCGCGTGGGCCTCACCGACGGACGGCTCACCGCGAACGTTCGGTGAACGCGAGTGA
- a CDS encoding CBS domain-containing protein, which produces MELPTPADLRQRRTELGLTQSELANTADVSQPLIARIEGGDVDPRLSTLRRIVNALEKAESDVVRAENLMNEAVVNVSPDDAVKEAARKMEEEAYSQLAVIQEGIPVGSISQSDLVHLDSEARDEPVEAHMSESFPTVSKDATLDEISNLLEHYKAVMITEAGETVGIITEADLARRFS; this is translated from the coding sequence ATGGAGCTCCCGACACCCGCCGACCTCCGCCAGCGCCGGACCGAACTCGGGTTGACCCAGAGTGAACTCGCGAATACGGCGGACGTCTCCCAGCCGTTGATCGCCCGTATCGAAGGCGGTGACGTGGACCCTCGTTTGTCGACACTCCGACGGATCGTCAACGCCCTCGAGAAGGCCGAAAGCGACGTCGTTCGCGCGGAGAACTTGATGAACGAGGCCGTCGTCAACGTCTCTCCCGACGACGCCGTCAAGGAAGCCGCGCGCAAGATGGAAGAAGAGGCGTACTCGCAACTGGCCGTCATCCAAGAGGGGATTCCCGTCGGTTCGATCAGTCAGAGCGACCTCGTCCACCTCGACTCCGAGGCTCGAGACGAACCCGTCGAAGCGCACATGAGCGAGAGCTTCCCGACGGTTTCGAAAGACGCCACGCTCGACGAAATCAGCAACCTGCTCGAGCACTACAAGGCCGTGATGATCACCGAAGCGGGCGAAACCGTCGGCATCATCACCGAAGCAGATCTTGCCAGACGGTTCTCCTAA
- a CDS encoding Gfo/Idh/MocA family protein — protein sequence MIGAGIGVGVVGLGGMGHLHARHVTELGANVVAGADLVEAQRERFETEFDAQTYETHDGLVDNDTVDAVIVTTPNRFHEPIAIDALEAGCDVLVEKPLAHTLESARRIARAAADADGICMVGFHNRHAASMAMFDDHHTRGRFGDLTHIEANYVRRRGVPGPGSWFTNPELAGGGALLDIGVHALDLALYTLDFPQITEVSGVTRTTFGSAEEYADPDGFGDAWDGKSETYDVDDSVSAFIRCENGETISLEAAWATNREESMDFRIRGTEAGAQFDIGDTALDILETGTAGCDHYADSTLTGDASVTGYTEQDEQFLRAVATEAEPETNTIEEALTVQRVIDAIYRSSETGRAAQLEAPELEAEQCAKLQ from the coding sequence ATGATCGGCGCGGGGATTGGTGTGGGGGTTGTCGGTCTCGGTGGAATGGGTCACCTCCACGCCCGACACGTGACGGAACTCGGTGCGAACGTCGTCGCCGGCGCTGACCTCGTCGAGGCACAGCGTGAGCGCTTCGAGACGGAGTTCGATGCACAAACGTACGAGACTCACGACGGCCTCGTCGACAACGACACCGTCGACGCCGTTATCGTGACGACTCCGAATCGCTTCCACGAACCGATCGCGATCGACGCGCTCGAGGCCGGCTGTGACGTGCTCGTCGAGAAACCACTCGCACACACCCTCGAGAGCGCGCGCCGAATCGCTCGCGCGGCGGCCGACGCGGACGGAATTTGCATGGTGGGCTTTCACAACCGTCACGCCGCGTCGATGGCCATGTTCGACGACCACCACACTCGCGGCCGATTCGGTGATCTCACACACATCGAAGCGAACTACGTCCGACGACGAGGTGTTCCCGGCCCCGGCTCCTGGTTTACGAATCCCGAACTCGCCGGCGGCGGCGCGCTCCTCGATATCGGCGTTCACGCACTCGACCTCGCCCTCTACACCCTCGATTTCCCACAGATTACGGAGGTCTCCGGTGTAACCAGAACGACGTTCGGCTCCGCCGAGGAGTACGCCGACCCCGACGGATTCGGCGACGCGTGGGACGGAAAGAGCGAGACGTACGACGTCGACGACTCCGTCAGCGCGTTCATCCGCTGTGAGAACGGTGAAACGATCTCGCTCGAGGCCGCCTGGGCGACGAATCGCGAGGAGAGTATGGACTTTCGGATTCGCGGCACGGAAGCGGGCGCGCAGTTCGATATCGGCGACACGGCCCTGGACATTCTCGAGACCGGAACGGCCGGCTGCGATCACTACGCCGACTCGACGCTCACCGGCGACGCGTCGGTGACCGGATACACCGAACAGGACGAACAGTTCCTTCGCGCAGTCGCCACTGAAGCCGAACCCGAAACCAATACCATCGAAGAAGCGCTGACCGTCCAGCGCGTCATCGACGCCATCTACCGCTCGAGCGAAACCGGCCGCGCGGCCCAACTCGAAGCCCCCGAACTCGAGGCAGAACAGTGTGCAAAGCTTCAGTGA
- a CDS encoding translation initiation factor eIF-2B gives MIDETVEEIQEMQTHSSSVVAVRATRALEELVDREFATVEEYVRSLERNGTVLRRANPSHASLQTAVREVVTAVEDADLDSVEAAKRHTREQIDAVVSRVEAAKRLAAENAADVLEDGATLLTHDYSSTVLEALEYATTAGKSFDVYITEARPRFIGRKTARRLAKMDNVDATLITDSAHGLSLEECDRVVVGMDCIVDETLYNRVGTFPIAATAAQLDVPVTVLGSASKIVEEGFVFENEYRAGSEVMPEPADGFAIENPNYDATPVELLESVVTDEGREYF, from the coding sequence ATGATCGACGAGACGGTCGAGGAGATACAGGAAATGCAGACTCACAGCTCCTCGGTAGTGGCGGTACGTGCGACACGGGCTCTCGAGGAACTGGTCGATCGAGAGTTCGCCACCGTCGAAGAGTACGTCCGTTCGTTGGAACGAAACGGTACCGTCCTTCGGCGGGCAAACCCATCTCACGCCTCGCTTCAGACGGCAGTTAGGGAGGTCGTCACCGCCGTCGAAGACGCCGACCTCGACAGCGTCGAGGCAGCCAAGCGCCACACGCGAGAGCAAATCGACGCCGTCGTCTCCCGAGTCGAGGCCGCCAAACGTTTGGCGGCAGAGAACGCGGCCGACGTTCTCGAGGACGGTGCGACCTTGTTGACACACGATTATTCCTCGACGGTGCTCGAGGCGCTCGAATACGCGACGACGGCCGGCAAATCGTTCGACGTCTACATTACGGAGGCTCGGCCCCGATTCATCGGCCGCAAGACGGCACGCAGACTCGCTAAAATGGACAACGTCGACGCCACCTTGATCACCGATAGCGCCCACGGACTCTCCCTCGAGGAGTGCGACCGCGTCGTCGTCGGTATGGATTGTATCGTCGACGAAACGCTGTACAACCGCGTCGGGACGTTTCCCATCGCGGCGACCGCTGCACAACTCGACGTTCCCGTCACCGTCCTCGGATCGGCGTCGAAGATCGTCGAGGAGGGATTCGTCTTCGAAAACGAGTACCGTGCTGGCAGCGAGGTCATGCCCGAACCCGCCGACGGCTTCGCGATCGAAAACCCGAACTACGACGCGACGCCGGTCGAGTTACTCGAGAGCGTCGTCACAGACGAGGGGCGCGAGTACTTCTAA
- a CDS encoding DUF555 domain-containing protein, whose amino-acid sequence MANYLVAMEAAWLVRDVEEIDDAIGVAVSEAGKRLNSENMDYVEVEVGATGCPACGEPFDSAFVAANTALVGLGLEMEVFNADSEEHASRIAKSEVGGALRDVPLSVVDLIDVSEDED is encoded by the coding sequence ATGGCCAATTATCTCGTCGCGATGGAAGCCGCGTGGCTCGTTCGTGACGTCGAGGAGATCGACGACGCAATCGGCGTCGCGGTCAGCGAAGCCGGGAAGCGACTCAACAGCGAAAACATGGACTACGTCGAGGTCGAAGTCGGTGCGACGGGCTGTCCGGCCTGTGGCGAACCGTTCGATTCCGCCTTCGTCGCGGCGAATACCGCGCTCGTCGGTCTCGGTCTCGAGATGGAAGTGTTCAACGCGGACAGCGAGGAACACGCCTCTCGGATCGCAAAGAGCGAAGTCGGCGGTGCCCTTCGCGACGTGCCACTCTCGGTCGTTGACCTCATCGACGTCTCCGAAGACGAAGACTAA
- a CDS encoding MarR family winged helix-turn-helix transcriptional regulator: MSTDVGSPAGAKTRELLHFITQETRFALLTNIVQHPEQLPSMYELEQLNPSVSEATVYKHVQKLVDAGVVKAVALPDDERQQGYPWKFYGLTEDGRELLETHNLLAAEETLQRIYETISDKPEKMVKYENAPRPAHER; this comes from the coding sequence ATGAGTACCGATGTGGGATCGCCGGCGGGGGCAAAAACGCGCGAACTCTTGCACTTCATCACGCAGGAGACCCGATTCGCACTCCTCACGAACATCGTCCAACACCCCGAGCAGTTGCCGTCGATGTACGAACTCGAGCAACTGAATCCGAGCGTCAGCGAGGCGACCGTGTACAAACACGTCCAGAAACTCGTCGACGCGGGCGTCGTGAAAGCGGTCGCACTGCCCGACGACGAGCGCCAACAAGGCTATCCCTGGAAATTCTACGGGCTGACGGAGGACGGACGGGAATTACTGGAGACGCACAACCTCCTCGCCGCCGAGGAGACGCTCCAGCGAATCTACGAAACGATTTCCGATAAACCCGAGAAGATGGTGAAGTACGAAAACGCGCCCCGACCCGCACACGAGAGGTAA
- a CDS encoding PaaI family thioesterase → MTAESATLDSDVPERFLEHSAYLSWLGIQIDTLGSASATVRLPAESKHFNPAQGTSKAISGGVISTLIDISGGFAIWTTCDDPERAQLSTIDMNVSFLHPASDDLTAVAEVVRSGGSFGVVEVTVESAAEDDRVVATGRATYRIGTESSQ, encoded by the coding sequence ATGACCGCTGAATCCGCGACGCTCGATTCCGACGTTCCCGAACGATTCCTCGAGCACAGCGCCTACCTGTCGTGGCTCGGAATCCAGATCGACACGCTAGGATCCGCGTCCGCGACGGTTCGCCTCCCTGCAGAGAGCAAACACTTCAATCCGGCCCAGGGAACGTCGAAGGCGATAAGCGGCGGAGTCATTTCGACGCTGATCGATATCTCGGGTGGATTCGCCATCTGGACGACGTGCGACGATCCCGAGCGAGCGCAACTCTCGACGATCGACATGAACGTCTCGTTTCTCCACCCCGCGAGCGACGATCTCACCGCCGTCGCCGAGGTCGTCAGATCCGGCGGCTCTTTCGGTGTAGTGGAGGTCACCGTCGAGAGCGCAGCCGAGGACGATCGCGTCGTCGCCACCGGTCGGGCGACCTATCGAATCGGCACCGAGTCGAGTCAGTGA
- the psmB gene encoding archaeal proteasome endopeptidase complex subunit beta, with protein sequence MRTPQHHSEFSRTVDQLADETDPYSPEIGTIPQNDLSRADLDNVNKTGTTTIGITTTDGVVIATDMRASLGGRFVSNKNVQKVEQIHPTGALTLVGSVGGAQSFIETLRAEVNLFESRRGEGMSIDALATLAGNFARGGPFFAIHPILGGVDDEGSHVYSIDPAGGVMKDDYTVTGSGMQLAYGHLEQAYEDDLSNDEATTIAARSIKSAAERDTGSGNGVFLCEITEDGVDIHGHHDFDEVV encoded by the coding sequence ATGCGCACACCGCAACATCACTCGGAGTTCTCCCGCACGGTCGATCAGTTGGCCGACGAGACGGACCCCTACAGCCCAGAGATCGGAACGATCCCACAGAACGATCTCTCGCGTGCGGACCTCGATAACGTCAACAAGACGGGAACGACGACGATCGGAATCACGACCACGGACGGCGTCGTCATCGCGACGGACATGCGCGCGAGCCTCGGCGGTCGATTCGTCTCGAACAAAAACGTCCAGAAGGTCGAGCAGATTCACCCGACCGGCGCACTGACTCTCGTCGGCAGCGTCGGCGGTGCGCAGTCGTTCATCGAAACGCTTCGGGCCGAAGTGAACCTCTTCGAATCCCGACGCGGCGAGGGCATGAGCATCGACGCGCTCGCGACGCTCGCAGGGAACTTCGCTCGCGGCGGTCCGTTCTTCGCTATCCACCCGATTCTGGGTGGGGTGGACGACGAGGGCAGCCACGTATACAGCATCGATCCCGCGGGTGGCGTCATGAAAGATGACTACACCGTGACGGGGTCGGGAATGCAACTCGCCTACGGCCACTTAGAACAGGCCTACGAGGACGACCTCTCGAACGACGAGGCGACGACCATCGCCGCACGTTCCATCAAATCTGCTGCCGAACGCGACACCGGCTCCGGTAACGGTGTCTTCCTCTGTGAGATCACCGAAGACGGCGTCGACATCCACGGTCACCACGATTTCGACGAAGTCGTCTAA